The following proteins come from a genomic window of Zonotrichia leucophrys gambelii isolate GWCS_2022_RI chromosome 4, RI_Zleu_2.0, whole genome shotgun sequence:
- the DUSP4 gene encoding dual specificity protein phosphatase 4, translating into MVATEGLREMEGSALRRLVGRDEAGTGGAARCLVLDCRPFLAHSAGHIRGALNVRCNTIVRRRAKGAVSLEQILPAEGEVRARLRAGLYAAVVVYDERSPRAEALREDSTVALVVRALRRDTARADIRLLAGGYERFSSEYPEFCAKTKSLSNVSPPPSAEPLDLGCSSCGTPFHDQGGPVEILPFLYLGSAYHAARRDMLDALGITALLNVSSDCPNHFEGHYQYKCIPVEDNHKADISSWFMEAIEFIDSVKECCGRVLVHCQAGISRSATICLAYLMMKKRVKLEEAFEFVKQRRSIISPNFSFMGQLLQFESQVLATSYAVEAVSPSGTLRERGKATSTPTSQFVFSFPVSVGVHATPSSLPYLHSPITTSPSC; encoded by the exons ATGGTGGCCACCGAGGGGCTGCGCGAGATGGAGGGCAGCGCGCTGCGCCGGCTCGTGGGCCGCGACGAGGCCGGGACCGGCGGCGCCGCGCGGTGCCTGGTGCTGGACTGCCGCCCCTTCCTGGCGCACAGCGCCGGGCACATCCGCGGGGCGCTCAACGTGCGCTGCAACACGATCGTGCGGCGGCGGGCCAAGGGCGCCGTGAGCCTGGAGCAGATCCTGCCGGCCGAGGGCGAGGTGCGGGCGCGGCTGCGGGCCGGGCTCTACGCCGCCGTCGTGGTGTACGACGAGCGCAGCCCGCGCGCCGAGGCCCTGCGCGAGGACAGCACCGTGGCGCTCGTGGTGCGCGCGCTCCGTCGCGACACGGCGCGCGCCGACATCCGCCTCCTGGCAG GGGGCTATGAGCGCTTCTCCTCGGAGTACCCCGAATTCTGCGCAAAAACCAAGTCTCTGAGCAATGTGTCACCCCCCCCCAGCGCTGAGCCCCTGGATCTGGGCTGCAGTTCCTGTGGGACCCCCTTCCATGACCAG GGTGGGCCTGTGGagatccttcccttcctctaCCTTGGCAGCGCCTACCACGCAGCCCGGCGGGACATGCTGGATGCACTGGgcatcacagccctgctgaacgTCTCCTCAGACTGCCCCAACCACTTCGAGGGGCACTACCAGTACAAGTGCATCCCTGTGGAGGACAACCACAAAGCTGACATCAGCTCCTGGTTCATGGAGGCAATTGAGTTCATCG ACTCAGTGAAGGAGTGCTGTGGCCGTGTCCTGgtgcactgccaggctggcatcTCCCGCTCGGCCACCATCTGCTTGGCGTACCTGATGATGAAGAAGCGTGTCAAACTAGAGGAGGCCTTCGAGTTTGTCAAGCAGCGCCGGAGCATCATCTCCCCCAACTTCAGCTTcatggggcagctgctgcagttcgAGTCGCAGGTGTTGGCCACTTCGTACGCGGTGGAGGCCGTCAGCCCCTCGGGGACGCTGCGGGAGCGGGGCAAGGCCACCTCCACCCCCACCTCGCAGTTTGTCTTCAGCTTCCCGGTGTCTGTCGGTGTCCATGCCACCCCCAGCAGCCTGCCCTACCTGCACAGCCCCATCACCACGTCGCCCAGCTGTTAG